The Acidobacteriota bacterium region CAGGAGCAGCATGGCCGCCACGGAAATCGCCCAGCCGCGGACAGGCCGGCTCAGCCAGCCATCGCTGCGAGGTTGGCTCGCAATGCGCCGAAGTGAATCCAGGGCCCAGGGAAACACGCAACCGGCTGCGTAGGCGGGGAACAGCCCGGCGGCGTGGAGTTCGAAAACACGGAATGGCGCCACCAGGGTGAGTGCGACGCCGGCCGCCGCCCACGGTCCGGCCGGCTCCGACAGCAGCCGATACACTCCGGCAAACCCGATGATCGTCAGGAGTGCCAGGACCAGGTAAAAGCCGACCAGAATGTTGCCGCCGCACAACCATGAGGCAAGGCCGGCACAATAAAACAACCCGGGCGGGTAGAAGATCATGGTGGGGGCGCCGAAGCCCTCGTTGAAATCGGCCAGCCATCGTGGATACACGTTCCCCTCAGCCAGACTCGCCCGAAATTGATCGGCCATGGCCAGGTGGATATGCAGGTCGTGGGATAACGGAATGCCCTGCAGGAGGGGCGCCATCAGCAGAATCGCCGCCATCAGGGGCAAAGTGATATTCCATCTGATTGGCGATGTGAAAATCCGGAACATGTTAGCCACGGATCGCATGGTACACCAGGAACCCATGCGCCTCCAAGACCCGGTCGACGGCGCAGTGGACGCGGTGGAGTCTGCGGTCCAAGTGCTTTTCTTTCAATCGCACCGCATGTACTATTATAACCCGCAGGTTGTGACGGGGTTGGCATTCACATGGTGCCTGGCGGCCTGGGGCTTCGCATCGGTTCGCATTTCAAATGAACCGGGGAGATGCGTTCCGGACATGATGCCGGGATCGCTGCCAAAAGAGTGATGAACAATCAACAGCGCGCCTACATGTTCGCCGCTGCCACCGTCCTGATGTGGTCCACGGTGGCGACCGTTTTCAAGCTGACCTTGCGCAGTCTCGGGGTTTACCCCATGCTCCTCGGGGCCGCCCTCACATCCACGGGTTTCCTTCTGGCCGCCATGGCGTTTAAGGGACGCCTGGGCGAGCTGCGCCGGATCTCGAAGCGGGATTGGCTGCGCGCCGCTACCCTTGGCTTCCTGAATCCGTTCCTTTATTACGCGGTGGTGCTCAAAGCCTACGAACTGCTCCCTGCCCAGGAAGCCCAGCCGCTCAACCAGACCTGGACCATCACCATCGTCATTCTATCTGTACCGCTGTTGGGACAGCGCCTGCGCTGGTCCAGTCTTGGAGCGATTCTGGTCAGTTACCTGGGCGTCACGATCATCGCCACTCATGGAGAGTGGCGCCTGGTGCGGGTGTCTGAACCGTTCGGGGTCTTTCTGGCTCTGGCCAGCACCTTGGTCTGGGCCCTGTACTGGATCTACAATCTGAGGGATTCACGTGACGAGCTCATCAAGCTTGCCGCGAATTTCATCTGCGGCACCGGATACTGCCTGGCGGCCGTACTGCTGTTTCCCCAACCCTGGAATGGATCGTGGACCGGGTGGGCCGGCGCTATTTACCTGGGTCTGTTTGAGATGGGAGTGGCCTTCGTGTGCTGGATGAAGGCGCTGCAGTTGTCGGAAAACACGGCCCGCGTATCCAATCTGGTTCTCTTGTGCCCGTTCATCTCCCTGGTTCTGATTCACTATGTGGTGGGCGAACCCATTCTCGGATCCACCGTGGTGGGATTGGTATTCATCATGGCTGGTGTCTTGTG contains the following coding sequences:
- a CDS encoding EamA family transporter, which produces MNNQQRAYMFAAATVLMWSTVATVFKLTLRSLGVYPMLLGAALTSTGFLLAAMAFKGRLGELRRISKRDWLRAATLGFLNPFLYYAVVLKAYELLPAQEAQPLNQTWTITIVILSVPLLGQRLRWSSLGAILVSYLGVTIIATHGEWRLVRVSEPFGVFLALASTLVWALYWIYNLRDSRDELIKLAANFICGTGYCLAAVLLFPQPWNGSWTGWAGAIYLGLFEMGVAFVCWMKALQLSENTARVSNLVLLCPFISLVLIHYVVGEPILGSTVVGLVFIMAGVLWQRSLASALPA